TCGCCTGCAATGTACTCGAATCGCATAACTGTTTTGCTTTGAAATAACTTTTAAATGTTTAACTAACTCCTTGGCATAGTTCTTACCTCTATACTCCTCTTTTATGCATAAATGAGTTATTGAAGTAAGTCTTAGTTTCAAGTTGTGGTTAAATAAGAGATATCCAACGAAATTCTTTTTTTCATCAATTGCAACAAGAATTTTGTTCTCGATGGCAGCATTTTGGAAGGCCACCTTAGGCAAAAACCCCAAGGTGTCACTGTTCTTATCCCCTAAATCAATAACTGATTTTAGGTAAGGGGAGCTACTATTAATCCTGATTATTTCCATGGCCCCAACTCGCTAATAGTATTATGAAAAAACATTATTATTATAAGGGATTTGCTATTAATCGGACCAGGAAAATCAGTATTATCCATGGGGCAATTAAGGAGGTAACAAACTGTTGTGTTGGCAGATTGTTGTTATATTTGTGGGTATAATAAAATGTTAGGTGCTTTCCGTGGCGGAAATTGCATCGCCACGTTATTTAGTCATATATTATTAATATTTCAAGGAGTTTAAGATGATCGTTACGACTAAAAAACTGTTTGAGCATGCGTATGGTAAATATGCCATCGGCGCTTATAACATCAACAACCTGGAACAGACCGTCGGTTTATTCCGCGGCAACCTGCAATCAAAAGCCCCCTTCATTATCCAGATCAGCAAAGGCGCTCGTTCCTATACCGATAAACTATTCCTCGAAGGCCTGATCCGCAGCGCTGACGAAGTTTTCCCCGAGGCGATCTTCGCTGTGCATTTGGACCACGGCGACGAAGAAACCTGCTATGACTGCATCGACTCTGGCTTCTACAGCTCTGTGATGATTGACGCAAGCCATGAATCTTTTGATGAAAATATTGCAATTACCAAGCGTGTGGTGGATGCTGCGCATGCCAAGGGTATTGTGGTGGAAGCGGAACTCGGTCAGTTAGGTGGCGTGGAAGAGCATGTCAAGGTGGACGAAGCCGATGCCAAGCTCACTAACCCCGCTCAGGCGAAGGAATTTATGGAACGCTCCGGTTGTGACTCGCTGGCCGTTGCAATCGGCACCAGCCACGGCGCTTTCAAATTCTCCGGCAGCCAGTCCCTGCATTTCGACGTCCTTGCCGAAATCCAGAAACAGCTCCCCGGCTTCCCGCTGGTCATGCACGGTTCCAGCTCCGTCCCACAGGAAGAAGTGGCTCGGATTAACGCTGCTGGTGGGGACATCAAAGGCGCGAAGGGCGTGGATGCCAGCCAATTCCGCGAAGCTGCCACATTGGGCGTGACCAAGATCAACATCGACACCGACGGCCGCCTGGTTTGGACCCGCGTGCACCGTGAGGTTTTCCGTGACCATCCTGAGGTATTTGACCTGCGCAACCCCGGCAAGATCTTCATGCAAGCCTATGCCGATTTCATTGCTCAGAAGAACGACTACCTTGGCAGCGCCGGCGAACTGGAAAGTGTTCGCGAATACCTCTCCAAGTAGGAGGATTTATGAAGCCGATTGAGATCCGACCAGGGATCTGGTGGGTCGGGATTAACGACCGAGTGACCGATCTCTTTGAGGGCCTTTGGCCGATCCGAGAAGAAGGAATTTCCTATAATTCCTATCTGATCAAGGATGAAAAGACCGCGCTGATTGATCTTTCCAAAGAAATGTTGAGCGACGACTATCTGGCCCAGTTGGCAGAAGTCTTCGATATCAGCACCCTGGATTATGTGATCATCAACCATATGGAGCCGGACCACAGCGGTGCGCTGACGCGGCTGCTGGAATTGGCACCGAATGCCAAGCTCCTGGGAATGCCCAAGGCGATTGACATGCTGGCTGATTTCTATGGCCTGACGGAAAACACCGAACGCCTGAAGAACGGCCAGGAATTAAACCTGGGCGCAAATACGCTGCGATTCGTCTATACCCCGTTCGTCCACTGGCCCGAGACCATGATGACCTATCTGGTGGAGCAGAAAGTGCTCTTTCCCTGTGATGGGTTTGGCGGTTATGGCACGCTGGACGGCGCGATTTTTGATGATACCTGCGCCGATCTCGGTTGGTATGAGGCGGAATCCCTGCGCTATTTCACCAATATTGTGGCGGCATTCAGTAAGTCCGTGCTGTCCGCAATTGGCAAGTTTGCCGACACCCCGATTGAGGTGGTGGCGCCTTCACATGGTCTGATCTGGCGCAAGAACCCCGGCCGGATCGTTGAGCTTTATCAACGCTGGTCGGAGTATTACGGCTCCCCCGCTGAAGTTGGGATCACAGCCCTGTTTGGCACGATGTATCGCAACACCGAACATGCCCTGAGTGCGGCCCTGGAAGGGATCGCTTCGGAAGGCGTCCCGGTGACGGTGCATGATGTGCGCAAGGTTGATGTCAGCTATATTCTGCCTGATCTCTGGACCAAACGTGGTGTGCTGGTGGCTGCCCCGACTTATGAAGGGCACATGTTCCCTGCCATGATGGATGTGCTGATGATGGCCGACCGCAAGCGCGTGAAGCATAAACAGGCGGCCTATCTTGGCAGTTATGCCTGGAGCGGCGGCGCAAAGAAAAGCTTTGACGAGATGGCGGCCAAGATGGAATGGGAAACCGTGAACGCTCTTGAT
This Chloroflexota bacterium DNA region includes the following protein-coding sequences:
- a CDS encoding ketose-bisphosphate aldolase codes for the protein MIVTTKKLFEHAYGKYAIGAYNINNLEQTVGLFRGNLQSKAPFIIQISKGARSYTDKLFLEGLIRSADEVFPEAIFAVHLDHGDEETCYDCIDSGFYSSVMIDASHESFDENIAITKRVVDAAHAKGIVVEAELGQLGGVEEHVKVDEADAKLTNPAQAKEFMERSGCDSLAVAIGTSHGAFKFSGSQSLHFDVLAEIQKQLPGFPLVMHGSSSVPQEEVARINAAGGDIKGAKGVDASQFREAATLGVTKINIDTDGRLVWTRVHREVFRDHPEVFDLRNPGKIFMQAYADFIAQKNDYLGSAGELESVREYLSK
- a CDS encoding FprA family A-type flavoprotein yields the protein MKPIEIRPGIWWVGINDRVTDLFEGLWPIREEGISYNSYLIKDEKTALIDLSKEMLSDDYLAQLAEVFDISTLDYVIINHMEPDHSGALTRLLELAPNAKLLGMPKAIDMLADFYGLTENTERLKNGQELNLGANTLRFVYTPFVHWPETMMTYLVEQKVLFPCDGFGGYGTLDGAIFDDTCADLGWYEAESLRYFTNIVAAFSKSVLSAIGKFADTPIEVVAPSHGLIWRKNPGRIVELYQRWSEYYGSPAEVGITALFGTMYRNTEHALSAALEGIASEGVPVTVHDVRKVDVSYILPDLWTKRGVLVAAPTYEGHMFPAMMDVLMMADRKRVKHKQAAYLGSYAWSGGAKKSFDEMAAKMEWETVNALDFIGGPQTLGLDRARELGVQLARAVKD